A genome region from Sphaerisporangium krabiense includes the following:
- a CDS encoding DUF5709 domain-containing protein: MSETRREPDMGDDEQLTEIEEWTDNLPIGYEITPDDPRQRDDLDRRLWREAPDRARSPREEHRLVAPDEGARPDRESEEYAEDLGADDGDLSAEERAIHIEPD; encoded by the coding sequence ATGAGCGAGACCAGACGCGAGCCCGACATGGGCGACGACGAGCAGTTGACCGAGATCGAGGAGTGGACCGACAACCTGCCCATCGGCTACGAGATCACCCCGGACGACCCGCGGCAGCGCGACGACCTCGATCGCCGCCTGTGGCGGGAGGCCCCCGACCGCGCCCGTTCGCCGCGCGAGGAGCACCGGCTGGTGGCCCCCGACGAGGGCGCCCGCCCGGACAGAGAGTCCGAGGAGTACGCCGAGGACCTCGGAGCGGACGACGGCGACCTGTCGGCCGAGGAGCGGGCGATCCACATCGAACCCGACTGA
- a CDS encoding pentapeptide repeat-containing protein, whose protein sequence is MRRSRPFRRLTAAERRVWDAYPSGAWVDLRSGDPGADDPAKGASWGRARTVRAEVIAALMLGANPPEPGQVAGLRLAGAHVPGNLDLSDAALTTKLHLLNCHLPGIVSLTDTTAKGVRFRGCDIYRLRAARCTIDGMLELDDCTIRAGLRLDNAHITGQLRLARTVLHPPDPDGGASESYLENARRPFTDAEKRERGWDQNQWALWAGGLTVDGGAFCRDLRAQGGLRMIGARFNSGLYLQRAVIENEGGHAVYADHLQASSIEFSGGFTAVGTVRLRGARVGGVLSFDKAVLSAPGSERCLHLSHMQVDELILRPTSMSGEVNLGYSRIGVLLDAAGSYPAAVRLNGFTVESLRGGMTLADRLSWLARDPEGYRPHPYEQLATWYRRIGHDQEARAVLLAKQRARRATLGVAGRTGGYVLDVAVGYGHRAWLAGVWFGLLLVAGTVVFTLYPPSQVGLDERRVFHAFPYTLDLLVPVSVFEQRAAWEPVGWTQWLANVLIASGWILATALIAGATRVLRPQAG, encoded by the coding sequence GTGCGGAGATCACGACCGTTCCGGCGGCTGACCGCCGCGGAGCGACGGGTGTGGGACGCCTACCCCTCCGGCGCGTGGGTGGACCTGCGCAGCGGGGACCCCGGCGCCGACGACCCCGCGAAGGGCGCCTCCTGGGGACGGGCGCGCACGGTGCGGGCCGAGGTGATCGCCGCGCTCATGCTGGGCGCCAACCCGCCGGAACCCGGGCAGGTCGCGGGGCTGCGGCTGGCCGGGGCGCACGTCCCCGGGAACCTCGACCTCTCCGACGCCGCGCTCACCACCAAGCTCCACCTGCTGAACTGCCACCTGCCGGGCATCGTCTCGCTGACCGACACCACCGCCAAGGGTGTGCGGTTCCGCGGCTGCGACATCTACCGGCTGCGCGCGGCGCGCTGCACGATCGACGGGATGCTGGAGCTGGACGACTGCACGATCCGCGCCGGCTTACGGCTCGACAACGCGCACATCACCGGGCAGCTCCGCCTGGCCAGGACCGTCCTGCACCCGCCCGACCCCGATGGCGGAGCCTCCGAGAGCTACCTGGAGAACGCCCGCCGCCCGTTCACCGACGCCGAGAAGCGCGAGCGCGGCTGGGACCAGAACCAGTGGGCGCTCTGGGCGGGCGGCCTGACCGTGGACGGCGGCGCGTTCTGCCGCGACCTGCGCGCGCAGGGTGGCCTGCGCATGATCGGGGCACGCTTCAACAGCGGCCTGTACCTGCAGCGCGCCGTGATCGAGAATGAGGGCGGGCACGCCGTGTACGCCGACCACCTGCAGGCGTCCAGCATCGAGTTCAGCGGCGGCTTCACCGCCGTGGGCACGGTCCGGCTCCGCGGCGCCCGGGTGGGAGGGGTGCTGTCGTTCGACAAGGCGGTGCTGTCGGCGCCCGGGAGCGAGCGGTGCCTGCACCTCAGCCACATGCAGGTGGACGAGCTGATCCTGCGGCCGACGTCGATGAGCGGGGAGGTGAACCTCGGATACTCGCGGATCGGCGTCCTGCTCGACGCCGCCGGCTCCTACCCCGCGGCCGTGCGGCTCAACGGCTTCACCGTCGAGTCGCTGCGCGGCGGCATGACGCTGGCCGACCGCCTGTCCTGGCTGGCGCGCGACCCCGAGGGCTACCGTCCGCATCCCTACGAGCAGCTCGCCACCTGGTACCGCAGGATCGGCCACGACCAGGAGGCCCGTGCCGTCCTGCTGGCCAAGCAGCGGGCGCGGCGGGCCACGCTCGGCGTCGCGGGCCGGACGGGCGGGTACGTGCTGGACGTCGCCGTCGGGTACGGGCACCGCGCGTGGCTGGCCGGGGTGTGGTTCGGGCTGCTGCTCGTCGCGGGCACGGTGGTGTTCACGCTGTACCCGCCCTCCCAGGTGGGCCTGGACGAGCGGCGCGTCTTCCACGCCTTCCCCTACACGCTGGACCTGCTGGTGCCGGTGAGCGTCTTCGAGCAGCGCGCCGCGTGGGAGCCGGTGGGGTGGACGCAGTGGCTGGCGAACGTGCTCATCGCCTCCGGGTGGATCCTCGCGACGGCGCTGATCGCGGGGGCCACGCGGGTGCTGCGGCCGCAGGCCGGCTGA
- the glgA gene encoding glycogen synthase, producing MRVDLLSREYPPEVYGGAGVHVEYLARELRKLAEVRVRCFGAPRAETGVDAYRVPDGLGGANAALQVFGVDLEMAAACAGADLVHSHTWYANLAGHVAKMLHGVPHVVTTHSLEPLRPWKAEQLGGGYTLSCWAERTALLAADAVIAVSEGMRRDVLACYPEIAPERVSVIHNGIDTAQYAPDRGTGVLARHGIDPGRPYVVFVGRITRQKGLAHLLRAARAFDPGAQIVLCAGAPDTPEIAAEVTGLVEELRTGRAGVVWISEMLPRPEVIQILTGASVFVCPSVYEPMGIVNLEAMACETAVVATATGGIPEVVADGETGLLVPIDQGVDGEPHDPEAFAAAIAERVNALLADPARAAAMGEAGRRRAVEHFSWPAIAARTRELYATLL from the coding sequence ATGCGAGTCGATCTCCTGAGCCGCGAGTACCCGCCCGAGGTCTACGGCGGGGCCGGAGTCCATGTGGAATACCTCGCCAGGGAGCTGAGGAAGCTGGCCGAGGTGCGCGTCCGCTGCTTCGGCGCGCCGCGGGCCGAGACCGGGGTGGACGCCTACCGGGTCCCGGACGGCCTCGGCGGCGCCAACGCGGCCCTGCAGGTCTTCGGCGTGGACCTGGAGATGGCCGCCGCCTGCGCCGGCGCGGACCTCGTGCACAGCCACACCTGGTACGCCAACCTCGCCGGCCACGTCGCCAAGATGCTGCACGGCGTCCCGCACGTGGTCACCACCCACAGCCTGGAGCCGCTGCGCCCCTGGAAGGCCGAGCAGCTCGGCGGCGGCTACACCCTGTCCTGCTGGGCCGAGCGCACCGCGCTGCTCGCCGCCGACGCGGTGATCGCCGTCTCGGAGGGCATGCGCCGCGACGTGCTGGCCTGTTACCCCGAGATCGCGCCCGAGCGGGTCAGCGTCATCCACAACGGCATCGACACCGCGCAGTACGCGCCCGACCGCGGCACCGGCGTCCTGGCCCGCCACGGCATCGACCCCGGCCGGCCGTACGTGGTCTTCGTCGGCCGCATCACCCGGCAGAAGGGCCTGGCCCACCTGCTGCGCGCCGCCCGCGCCTTCGACCCGGGCGCCCAGATCGTGCTCTGCGCGGGCGCTCCCGACACGCCCGAGATCGCGGCCGAGGTCACCGGCCTGGTCGAGGAACTGCGGACGGGCCGGGCGGGCGTCGTGTGGATCTCCGAGATGCTCCCGAGGCCCGAGGTGATCCAGATCCTCACCGGCGCCTCGGTGTTCGTGTGCCCCTCGGTGTACGAGCCGATGGGCATCGTCAACCTGGAGGCCATGGCCTGCGAGACCGCCGTCGTGGCCACCGCGACCGGCGGCATCCCCGAGGTGGTCGCCGACGGCGAGACCGGCCTGCTCGTGCCCATCGACCAGGGCGTCGACGGCGAGCCGCACGACCCGGAGGCGTTCGCCGCCGCCATCGCCGAACGCGTCAACGCCCTGCTCGCCGACCCGGCGCGCGCCGCCGCGATGGGCGAGGCCGGCCGCCGCCGCGCCGTCGAGCACTTCTCCTGGCCCGCGATCGCGGCGCGCACTCGGGAGCTCTACGCGACATTGCTCTAA
- a CDS encoding ribonucleoside-diphosphate reductase subunit alpha has translation MTVTDAVTHPASDAATVPPPAYRRDAAGERRRLAIEEAAARVIADPENSRLAARLLAEEIAEEAAAHGVRRFSESVAATHAAGLVHDRLAAFVRDHAAALDALTDPEGDGRFEYFGLRTVYDRYLLRHPVTRGVLETPQHFFLRVACGLARTVAEAGELYRLISTLSYLPSSPTLFNSGTRRPQLSSCFLLDSPRDELDGIYQRYAQVARLSKYAGGIGIAWTRVRARGSLIRGTNGLSNGIVPWLRTLDASVAAVNQGGRRKGAACVYLEPWHADVEEFLELRDNTGEDARRTHNLNLANWVPDEFMRRVEADAEWSLFDPKEVPELTDLWGEAFETAYREAEAAGRQVRKVPARALYGRMMRTLAQTGNGWMTFKDAANRASNQTALPENVIHLSNLCTEILEVTSDAETAVCNLGSVNLAAHLTGGGLDWARLRATVATAVRFLDRSIDLGYYPTPEAEAANRRWRPIGLGVMGLADVFFALRLPFDAPEALALSTRVAEEIALAAYRTSCDLAEELGAHPSYGDTRAARGTLHPDHYADARPVHPGEWAALRERVAATGLRNSLMIAIAPTATIASIAGCYECIEPQVSNVFKRETLSGEFLQVNRYLVRDLRERGLWTPEVRDAIKRADGSVQDIASIPEDLRALYRTAWELPQKALIDMAAARQPYVDQSQSLNLFMAAPTIGKLSSMYAYAWRAGLKTTYYLRSRPATRIAQTTVAVPATASATPSEPEAVACSLENPEICEACQ, from the coding sequence GTGACCGTGACCGACGCGGTGACTCACCCGGCGAGTGACGCGGCGACCGTCCCGCCCCCGGCCTACCGGCGGGACGCGGCCGGCGAGCGACGGCGGCTCGCCATCGAGGAGGCCGCCGCCCGGGTCATCGCCGACCCGGAGAACTCCCGCCTCGCCGCCCGGCTGCTCGCCGAGGAGATCGCCGAGGAGGCGGCGGCGCACGGCGTGCGGAGGTTCTCGGAGTCGGTCGCGGCCACGCACGCCGCGGGCCTGGTCCACGACCGGCTCGCCGCGTTCGTCCGGGACCACGCCGCCGCGCTGGACGCTCTCACCGACCCGGAGGGGGACGGCCGCTTCGAGTACTTCGGGCTGCGCACCGTCTACGACCGCTACCTGCTGCGCCACCCCGTCACCCGGGGCGTCCTCGAGACCCCGCAGCACTTCTTCCTGCGCGTCGCCTGCGGCCTCGCGCGGACCGTCGCCGAGGCCGGCGAGCTGTACCGGCTGATCTCCACGCTGTCGTACCTGCCGAGCTCGCCCACGCTGTTCAACTCCGGCACCCGCAGGCCCCAGCTCTCCTCGTGCTTCCTGCTGGACTCCCCGCGCGACGAGCTGGACGGCATCTACCAGCGGTACGCCCAGGTGGCGCGCCTGTCGAAGTACGCGGGCGGCATCGGCATCGCCTGGACCAGGGTCCGCGCGCGCGGCTCGCTGATCCGGGGCACCAACGGGCTGTCCAACGGCATCGTCCCCTGGCTGCGCACGCTGGACGCCAGCGTCGCCGCCGTCAACCAGGGCGGGCGGCGCAAGGGCGCGGCCTGCGTCTACCTCGAACCCTGGCACGCCGACGTCGAGGAGTTCCTCGAACTGCGCGACAACACCGGCGAGGACGCCCGGCGCACCCACAACCTGAACCTGGCCAACTGGGTGCCCGACGAGTTCATGCGCAGGGTCGAGGCCGACGCCGAGTGGTCGCTGTTCGACCCCAAGGAGGTCCCGGAGCTGACCGACCTGTGGGGTGAGGCGTTCGAGACCGCCTACCGCGAGGCCGAGGCCGCCGGACGGCAGGTCCGCAAGGTGCCCGCCCGCGCGCTGTACGGCCGCATGATGCGCACGCTCGCCCAGACCGGCAACGGCTGGATGACGTTCAAGGACGCCGCCAACCGCGCGTCCAACCAGACGGCGCTGCCGGAGAACGTCATCCACCTGTCCAACCTCTGCACCGAGATCCTGGAGGTGACCAGCGACGCCGAGACCGCGGTGTGCAACCTCGGCTCGGTCAACCTGGCCGCCCACCTGACCGGCGGCGGGCTCGACTGGGCGCGGCTGCGCGCCACGGTGGCGACCGCCGTCCGGTTCCTGGACAGGTCCATCGACCTCGGCTACTACCCGACGCCCGAGGCCGAGGCCGCCAACAGGCGCTGGCGCCCGATCGGGCTCGGCGTGATGGGCCTGGCCGACGTGTTCTTCGCGCTGCGCCTGCCCTTCGACGCGCCCGAGGCGCTGGCCCTGTCCACGCGCGTCGCCGAGGAGATCGCGCTCGCCGCCTACCGGACGTCCTGCGACCTGGCCGAGGAGCTCGGCGCCCACCCGTCCTACGGCGACACGCGGGCGGCGCGCGGGACGCTGCACCCGGACCACTACGCCGACGCCCGGCCCGTCCACCCCGGCGAGTGGGCGGCGCTGCGCGAGCGCGTCGCCGCCACCGGCCTGCGCAACTCGCTGATGATCGCGATCGCTCCGACGGCGACCATCGCCTCGATCGCCGGATGCTACGAGTGCATCGAGCCGCAGGTGTCCAACGTCTTCAAGCGCGAGACCCTGTCGGGGGAGTTCCTGCAGGTCAACCGCTACCTGGTGCGCGACCTGCGGGAGCGCGGGCTGTGGACGCCCGAGGTCAGGGACGCGATCAAGCGGGCGGACGGCTCGGTCCAGGACATCGCGTCCATCCCCGAGGACCTGCGCGCGCTGTACCGCACCGCGTGGGAGCTGCCGCAGAAGGCGCTGATCGACATGGCCGCGGCGCGCCAGCCGTACGTCGACCAGTCGCAGTCGCTGAACCTGTTCATGGCGGCCCCGACCATCGGCAAGCTGTCCTCGATGTACGCCTACGCCTGGCGCGCGGGGCTGAAGACGACCTACTACCTGCGCTCCCGCCCGGCCACCCGCATCGCGCAGACCACCGTCGCCGTCCCCGCCACGGCGTCCGCGACGCCCTCGGAGCCCGAGGCCGTCGCCTGTTCCCTGGAGAACCCCGAGATCTGCGAGGCGTGCCAGTGA
- the pgeF gene encoding peptidoglycan editing factor PgeF translates to MAFTDRHGGVSSGAYGTRNLGGGVGDDPGAVAENRARTAEGFGLDPAGVVFMRQVHGRDVAHVTGPFGGEPPPLDGVFTDRPGLGLAVLVADCAPVLLADPSAGLVGAAHSGRAGTAAGVVTALAEAMRARGARDLVALVGPLACGACYEVPEAMRAEFAAALPEAWSTTRAGTPALDLRAAIAAQLARAGVEDVRHDARCTIETAELFSHRRDRPTGRFAGYVWLDG, encoded by the coding sequence ATGGCCTTCACCGACCGCCACGGGGGAGTCAGCTCGGGGGCGTACGGCACGCGCAACCTCGGCGGCGGCGTGGGGGACGACCCCGGGGCCGTCGCGGAGAACCGCGCGCGCACCGCCGAGGGCTTCGGCCTCGACCCCGCGGGCGTGGTGTTCATGCGGCAGGTCCACGGCCGCGACGTCGCCCACGTGACCGGGCCGTTCGGCGGCGAGCCGCCCCCGCTCGACGGCGTGTTCACCGACAGGCCCGGGCTCGGACTGGCGGTGCTGGTCGCCGACTGCGCGCCCGTCCTGCTCGCCGACCCCTCCGCCGGCCTGGTCGGGGCCGCGCACTCCGGCCGCGCCGGCACCGCCGCCGGGGTGGTGACCGCCCTGGCCGAGGCCATGCGCGCCCGCGGCGCCCGCGACCTGGTCGCGCTGGTCGGCCCGCTCGCGTGCGGTGCCTGCTACGAGGTGCCCGAGGCGATGCGCGCCGAGTTCGCCGCCGCCCTGCCCGAGGCGTGGTCGACCACCCGCGCGGGCACCCCGGCCCTGGACCTGCGGGCCGCGATCGCCGCTCAGCTCGCCCGTGCCGGAGTGGAGGACGTCCGCCACGACGCGCGCTGCACCATCGAGACCGCCGAGCTGTTCTCTCACCGGCGCGACCGCCCGACCGGCAGGTTCGCCGGATACGTCTGGCTGGACGGCTGA
- a CDS encoding Bug family tripartite tricarboxylate transporter substrate binding protein: protein MRRRQVLALGAGLVAMAAGCGGATGTRGPATTRISMVVPGPAGGDADRVARSLKGVAERESLARAVHVETRPLASCLAEFTRAPRADQVLMAEPELVGTVRAARPSGAFAGTTPVARLCGEWELIAVPASSRLATFGAFADALRRDPGRLAVAGRNEGGVDHLLLGMLAQSLGVDARLVRYAAHPTCDDAVAALNGGGAAAVIAGQAAVRARVRSGELRVLAVSSPERIPGLEAPTLLESDVHLYCANWRGLLGPGRLADDDRAALALLCRDVAESPRWQALCGRNGWTPLYLDGEDFRQWLGVESARLGRALGELGVRA, encoded by the coding sequence ATGCGTCGTCGCCAGGTTCTCGCGCTCGGCGCGGGGCTCGTCGCAATGGCCGCCGGGTGCGGCGGCGCCACCGGCACGCGCGGCCCCGCCACCACGCGGATCTCGATGGTGGTGCCGGGCCCGGCGGGCGGCGACGCCGACAGGGTCGCCCGGTCGCTGAAAGGAGTGGCCGAACGCGAGTCGCTGGCCAGGGCCGTCCACGTCGAGACCAGGCCCCTCGCGTCCTGCCTGGCCGAGTTCACCCGGGCGCCCCGCGCCGACCAGGTCCTGATGGCCGAACCCGAGCTGGTCGGCACGGTGCGCGCCGCCCGCCCGTCGGGCGCCTTCGCCGGCACGACCCCGGTGGCCCGGCTCTGCGGCGAGTGGGAGCTGATCGCCGTCCCCGCGTCCTCGCGCCTGGCCACGTTCGGCGCGTTCGCCGACGCCCTGCGCCGCGACCCCGGCCGGCTCGCCGTCGCGGGCAGGAACGAGGGCGGCGTGGACCACCTGCTGCTCGGCATGCTCGCCCAGAGCCTCGGCGTCGACGCCCGCCTGGTCCGGTACGCGGCCCACCCGACCTGCGACGACGCCGTCGCCGCGCTCAACGGCGGCGGCGCGGCCGCCGTCATCGCGGGGCAGGCGGCCGTGCGGGCGCGCGTGCGCTCGGGAGAGCTGCGCGTGCTCGCGGTGTCCTCGCCCGAGCGCATCCCCGGCCTGGAGGCCCCGACGCTGCTGGAGTCCGACGTCCACCTGTACTGCGCGAACTGGCGCGGCCTGCTCGGGCCGGGCCGCCTCGCCGACGACGACCGCGCCGCGCTGGCCCTGCTGTGCCGGGACGTGGCCGAGTCGCCGCGCTGGCAGGCGCTGTGCGGGCGCAACGGCTGGACCCCCTTGTACCTGGACGGCGAGGACTTCCGGCAGTGGCTCGGCGTGGAGTCGGCCCGCCTCGGCCGCGCGCTCGGCGAGCTGGGCGTGCGGGCCTGA
- the glgC gene encoding glucose-1-phosphate adenylyltransferase gives MTTRILAIVLAGGEGKRLMPLTADRAKPAVPFGGIYRLVDFVLSNLANGGFLRMVVLTQYKSHSLDRHVSRTWRMSTMLGNYVTPVPAQQRLGPRWFAGSADALFQNLNLIYDELPEHCIVFGADHIYRMDPRQMVDQHIDSGADVTVAAIRQPLSLADQFGVIETDPAGRRIVAFREKPKDAIGLPDAPDQIYASMGNYVFRTQAMIDALREDALDPSSRHDLGGDVIPMFVKSGGAEVYDFAHNLVPGSTERDRGYWRDVGTLDAYYDAHMDLVSAQPVFNLYNDRWPIYTGHDPLPPAKFVHEDGDRVGHALDSMVSPGVIVSGGTARRSILSPGVVLHSHSQVEDSVLMHGVKIGRGAVVRRAIIDKNVVIPDGARIGVDADYDRSRFAVTRGGVVVIGKNEIVER, from the coding sequence ATGACGACGAGAATCCTCGCGATCGTGCTGGCCGGTGGCGAGGGGAAGCGCCTGATGCCGCTGACGGCCGACCGCGCCAAGCCCGCGGTGCCCTTCGGCGGGATCTACCGCCTGGTCGACTTCGTGCTGTCCAACCTGGCCAACGGCGGCTTCCTGCGCATGGTCGTGCTGACCCAGTACAAGAGCCACAGCCTGGACCGGCACGTCTCGCGCACCTGGCGGATGTCGACCATGCTCGGCAACTACGTCACCCCTGTGCCCGCCCAGCAGCGGCTCGGCCCGCGCTGGTTCGCCGGGTCGGCCGACGCGTTGTTCCAGAACCTGAACCTGATCTACGACGAGCTGCCCGAGCACTGCATCGTGTTCGGCGCCGACCACATCTACCGCATGGACCCGCGCCAGATGGTGGACCAGCACATCGACTCCGGCGCGGACGTGACGGTCGCCGCCATCCGGCAGCCGCTGTCGCTGGCCGACCAGTTCGGCGTGATCGAGACCGATCCCGCCGGGCGCAGGATCGTCGCGTTCCGCGAGAAGCCCAAGGACGCCATCGGCCTGCCGGACGCCCCCGACCAGATCTACGCCTCGATGGGCAACTACGTCTTCAGGACCCAGGCGATGATCGACGCGCTGCGCGAGGACGCGCTGGACCCGAGCAGCAGGCACGACCTGGGCGGCGACGTGATCCCGATGTTCGTGAAGTCCGGCGGCGCGGAGGTGTACGACTTCGCGCACAACCTGGTGCCCGGCTCCACCGAGCGCGACCGCGGCTACTGGCGGGACGTCGGCACCCTGGACGCCTATTACGACGCGCACATGGACCTGGTGTCCGCCCAGCCGGTGTTCAACCTCTACAACGACCGCTGGCCGATCTACACCGGCCACGACCCGCTGCCGCCCGCCAAGTTCGTCCACGAGGACGGCGACCGGGTGGGGCACGCGCTGGACTCGATGGTCTCCCCCGGCGTGATCGTCTCCGGCGGCACGGCGCGGCGGTCGATCCTGTCGCCAGGGGTGGTGCTGCACTCCCACTCCCAGGTGGAGGACTCGGTGCTCATGCACGGCGTGAAGATCGGCCGGGGCGCGGTGGTGCGGCGCGCGATCATCGACAAGAACGTGGTGATCCCGGACGGGGCGCGCATCGGCGTGGACGCCGACTACGACCGCTCGCGCTTCGCGGTGACCCGCGGGGGCGTGGTGGTGATCGGCAAGAACGAGATCGTCGAGCGGTAG
- a CDS encoding mechanosensitive ion channel family protein, protein MPSLGSWTLLVLTVVAAIVAVELLRRLLKSRRVNGRFSLAGPLVERCTWPGFATAGVVAFNTVYVPGMTGNTGADGRPVPGPSGNAIEQVVTLLLIACVAWLVIQAAYAVTDVVLERLGTVEGEGNRRARRIRTQIALVRRVAAAVIIIVAMGAMLFSFPAVRALGAGLLASAGIAGVVAGIAAQSTLSNLIAGLQLAFSDAIRLDDAVVVDGEWGRIEELTLTYVVVRLWDERRLILPVSYFTTNPFENWTRYESRVIGHVLLYVDWSVPVDELRTELYRRLRDHPLWDQKDWSVQVTGVQPNGLVELRALMSASDAPSVWDLKCDMREHLVAYVREKYPEALPRLRVEETAFPGGPERTGTRPGAGLLGGPRTPYPDDVAGSQPDGGPPPKADADADAGPAR, encoded by the coding sequence GTGCCATCGCTAGGGAGCTGGACGCTGCTCGTGCTCACGGTCGTCGCGGCGATCGTCGCGGTCGAGCTGCTGCGGAGGCTGCTGAAGTCGCGCCGGGTCAACGGCAGGTTCTCCCTGGCCGGGCCGCTGGTCGAGCGCTGCACCTGGCCGGGCTTCGCCACCGCGGGCGTGGTCGCGTTCAACACGGTGTACGTCCCCGGCATGACGGGGAACACCGGCGCCGACGGCCGCCCCGTCCCGGGCCCGAGCGGCAACGCGATCGAGCAGGTCGTCACCCTCCTGCTCATCGCCTGCGTCGCCTGGCTGGTCATCCAGGCCGCCTACGCCGTCACCGACGTGGTGCTGGAACGGCTCGGCACGGTCGAGGGCGAGGGCAACCGCAGGGCGCGGCGCATCCGGACGCAGATCGCGCTGGTCCGCCGGGTCGCCGCCGCCGTGATCATCATCGTGGCCATGGGCGCCATGCTGTTCAGCTTCCCCGCCGTCCGCGCCCTCGGCGCGGGGCTGCTGGCCTCGGCGGGCATCGCGGGCGTGGTCGCGGGCATCGCGGCGCAGTCCACGCTCAGCAACCTCATCGCCGGGCTGCAGCTCGCCTTCAGCGACGCCATCCGCCTGGACGACGCGGTGGTGGTGGACGGCGAGTGGGGCCGCATCGAGGAGCTGACGCTGACCTACGTCGTCGTGCGCCTGTGGGACGAGCGGCGGCTGATCCTGCCGGTCTCCTACTTCACCACCAACCCGTTCGAGAACTGGACCCGCTACGAGAGCCGGGTCATCGGCCACGTCCTGCTGTACGTCGACTGGTCGGTCCCGGTGGACGAGCTCAGGACCGAGTTGTACCGGCGGCTGCGCGACCATCCGCTGTGGGACCAGAAGGACTGGTCGGTCCAGGTCACCGGCGTCCAGCCCAACGGCCTGGTGGAGCTGCGCGCGCTCATGAGCGCCTCCGACGCCCCGAGCGTGTGGGACCTGAAGTGCGACATGCGCGAGCACCTGGTCGCCTACGTCCGCGAGAAGTACCCCGAGGCCCTGCCGCGCCTGCGGGTCGAGGAGACCGCGTTCCCCGGCGGCCCCGAGCGCACGGGGACCCGGCCGGGCGCGGGCCTGCTCGGCGGGCCCCGCACGCCCTACCCCGACGACGTCGCCGGCTCCCAGCCGGACGGCGGCCCTCCTCCGAAGGCCGACGCCGACGCCGACGCGGGCCCGGCACGCTGA
- a CDS encoding ribonucleotide-diphosphate reductase subunit beta — translation MLLDPGMNLTLRPMRYPDFYERYRAAIRNTWTVEEVDLQSDLADLARLGPQERHLINRLVAFFATGDSIVANNLVLNLYQHVNAPEARLYLSRQLFEEAVHVQFYLTLLDTYLPDHDERAKAFAAIEHIPSIRDKAEFCFRWIDSIEGLARLETRDDRRAFLLNLICFAACIEGLFFYGAFAYVYWLRSRGLLGGLATGTNWVFRDESMHMEFAFAVVDTVRAEEPELFDDEMGAQVTRMIEEAVAAELAFARDLCGEGVAGMTAEGMREYLEYVADRRLARLGLPPRYGSANPFAFMELQDVQELANFFERRVSAYQVAVEGTVRLDEAF, via the coding sequence ATGCTGCTCGACCCCGGCATGAACCTGACCCTGCGTCCGATGCGCTACCCGGACTTCTACGAGCGCTACCGGGCCGCGATCCGCAACACCTGGACGGTCGAGGAGGTGGACCTGCAGTCCGACCTCGCCGACCTCGCCCGGCTCGGCCCGCAGGAGCGCCACCTGATCAACCGCCTGGTGGCCTTCTTCGCCACCGGTGACTCGATCGTCGCCAACAACCTCGTGCTCAACCTGTACCAGCACGTCAACGCGCCCGAGGCGCGGCTGTACCTGTCGCGGCAGCTCTTCGAGGAGGCCGTGCACGTGCAGTTCTACCTCACGCTGCTCGACACCTACCTGCCCGACCACGACGAGCGGGCCAAGGCGTTCGCGGCGATCGAGCACATCCCGTCCATCCGGGACAAGGCCGAGTTCTGCTTCCGCTGGATCGACTCCATCGAGGGGCTGGCCCGGCTGGAGACCCGCGACGACCGGCGGGCCTTCCTGCTCAACCTGATCTGCTTCGCCGCGTGCATCGAGGGGCTGTTCTTCTACGGTGCCTTCGCGTACGTGTACTGGCTGCGTTCGCGCGGCCTGCTCGGCGGGCTGGCCACCGGGACGAACTGGGTGTTCCGCGACGAGTCCATGCACATGGAGTTCGCGTTCGCGGTCGTGGACACCGTGCGGGCCGAGGAGCCCGAGCTGTTCGACGACGAGATGGGCGCCCAGGTGACCCGCATGATCGAGGAGGCGGTCGCCGCGGAGCTCGCGTTCGCCCGCGACCTCTGCGGCGAGGGCGTCGCCGGGATGACGGCCGAGGGCATGCGCGAGTACCTGGAGTACGTCGCCGACCGGCGTCTGGCCCGGCTGGGCCTGCCGCCGCGTTACGGGTCGGCCAACCCGTTCGCCTTCATGGAGCTCCAGGACGTGCAGGAGCTGGCGAACTTCTTCGAGCGGCGCGTGTCGGCCTACCAGGTGGCCGTGGAGGGCACGGTGCGCCTGGACGAGGCGTTCTGA